A window from Actinomycetota bacterium encodes these proteins:
- a CDS encoding tetratricopeptide repeat protein codes for MAVIVRLLGFPVWAGIVPGLIVFFGTYIVLARRIATRIQALSQTAQRELSAPSANVREQKVKIDK; via the coding sequence GTGGCGGTGATCGTCCGCCTGCTCGGGTTCCCGGTGTGGGCGGGCATCGTCCCCGGCCTGATCGTCTTCTTCGGGACCTACATCGTCCTCGCCCGGCGGATCGCCACCCGGATCCAGGCGCTCTCGCAGACGGCGCAGCGCGAGCTGTCCGCGCCGTCGGCCAACGTCCGCGAGCAGAAGGTGAAGATAGACAAGG